From the genome of Flavobacterium sediminis:
TAGTTCCCGGTGACAGTTTAAAGAAGAACAAGATGAAAACTATCAAGATCATTTTCAACATCGCATTGAACAACAACTTATAAATTCCTGATAACAGCAAAGCTTCTTTCGGGAAATTAATTTTAGATATAATGCTTTTTGAAGAATTGATACTATTAATCGGTCCATTGATAGATTCCAACAAAACAGTCCAAAGTGTTGTTCCTATAATGATAAAAGCCGGTCTGGGTATGGCTGTTTCCTGAAACTGAGCAATTCCTGAATCACTAATAAATATCCAGACTACTGATTGCATCACAATAGGCATGAACGCCCAGAAGAAACCTAACAGCGACTGTCTGTATGTCGCTTTTAAATCTCTTTTAGCTAATTGTTTAGCAATAAAATTAGAGTTTATTACATCCGTAAATATAGCTGAAAGCTCTTTAAAGAAATTAGTTTTAGAACGACTATCGTATGTTACTATTTTCAAAGCGGGTATTTTTCTTTTTAACCACACAAAACTACACAATATTTTTTTATAGTTCCTACATTGTATGGATTAAATATGAAGTATTAAAGCCTTGTCAAAAAACAATCAGTTTACCCGTCAAATACTTATTTTATGTTCTTCTTATTAGAAATCT
Proteins encoded in this window:
- a CDS encoding ABC transporter permease, coding for MKIVTYDSRSKTNFFKELSAIFTDVINSNFIAKQLAKRDLKATYRQSLLGFFWAFMPIVMQSVVWIFISDSGIAQFQETAIPRPAFIIIGTTLWTVLLESINGPINSINSSKSIISKINFPKEALLLSGIYKLLFNAMLKMILIVFILFFFKLSPGTTLVYFPLYLFIFILLGTAIGVLLAPIGLLYTDIGRAIPIIMQFLMYATPVVFAAPTNGTFSKIFAYNPLSPLINSARNSLVGLPLDNPQLLLYIIPISTIVLLLGLVVLRNSLPIIIEKISS